aacaaAATAGTTTGGTttggatctgaggacccatgtcatatcttttcagtctcttttcagtttgagggggaataggtttatagcagcaaaggggggaccaactccatattaatgcccatgactttggaatgagatgttcaacgagcaggtgtccacatacctttggtcatatactgtatgttgatatGAAAAAGTCAAGCCTCACCTGCTGCACTTTGGTTACCATGTCATTATAGATTAGATCCATGTtggagtgtgttgtcctgaccatCATCCTGACAATTACCTCAGCTTGCTGAGTGGTGAAGCCTGTTGATGAAAACAACACACGAACTGGGTTCAAACCAACCACTGAATTAAATGTATGGGGGTTACTTCAAATTacacaaataaaaaacattttctaACCATTGTCTTCGAGGAGTCGAACCAATGCATGGGTATCAAAATACAGCCGTCGGTTTCCAGACTTTGTCATATCTGTTTTCAATTCATACTGAAGTATAGAGGTGCTCAGCTCTGATATCCACATAAAAGGAAAAGTTAGATGTAGCGTACAGATCATTACATGACAAATTATTTATAACCACCATAGGATCCTGCATCAAATTAAGAAAATGTTACGCTAATGTACAGCACTCAGAGGGTGATATGAAGAGATACATTTCATGTATTTAATGTATTGTCGTGGCATATCTGTCCTGGTGTTGAATGCATTAACACTGggcctttttctttttttaaatctgcTCCGAAATATTCATCCAACCTCACGAGGTCACTCAAACCCCGGTTGCAATCGATTTCTACTAgtcaccacagccacaaagtgatatattgtaaaaattaaaacaaaaatatgCTTTTGGTCTTAATTCAAGGTTATGGTTAGATGTAGGGTTAAatatagggttaggtttaaatcACACTTTAAGATAGGAAATTGCAGAAATTGGCGTGGTTTATGACGtagtggctgtggtaactagtgacgaccgttGCAATCTGAACCCGATCTGGCAAACTTATTTTTGATAGTGTCGTTTGTCTTCATCTTTGCTCagacagtgtacatacatacatacctctGACAAATAAAAAGCTCCGTTTAAAAACCTTAGTTGCGCTCACTCCCGTAAATAGTCTCATTCTCCATGTTCGTTTGTCAAGGTTGCAAGAGCCGGAATCGGTGTTACATTGTTTACAGCGCGAATGGATGCTGCTCGTCAAAATTGTGTTCAGAAAGGAACTGTTAGGTTGGAGCGCAACTGTAGTGAAACTTGCTCTGTCCCCGCGTGTCCTCTTTTCTTGCTTACTATACCAATAGTCCGAGTTTAAAGTAGATTTATTCAACCGCGAGTGAAATGCAATTCTTTGTTTCAATGACATTGTCAAACCTTTAGTTCACTTTCACTGTACTTTCCTGCTTGAGTTCCCATAAATACGTCACCACGTTGACCCTACGTTGACATAACTAGGAGGGTTTTGTTTTAAAGCAACAGTTTACTATATTTTCTTACTACGCTAATCTAGTCCTGATGCGCTTGTCAATCTTTACTGTATTTGTTCAAATTGATATGAAAAAAATATGCATTGTTTATTCTTGCATATGGATGTTACACATTCTTATTTTACTGTATCAAAAGCATCCTTTTGGGGTGTGGGACTGACAAGGATAAGCGGTGCCTTATGCATGATTTCTAAGCACCTACAGGCCTAATATTGGGTTTATGAATGCTCTTTAAGCCTTAAAAGTGATGTTTAATTTACATCGGGACTGGATACAAGATTGGAAGGCAGCTCCTCGGAGAGCAGAGCACGCCCCTACTCCCTGAAATGGTGCACAGGCCGTCCACTGTGTTTGGGCAACATATTCTCATCTACATCACTTGCAATGTTTGTATTTGTCATATGCCTAAGTGGAAGTCTCCCGGTTTGCTTAAATTGCTGGCACAACTGCTAGCCTGACTATAAAGCTGTGGACAGCAACATGGAGACTACACTTGTTCCAATTGATTTAATGTAGAACCAGTTCCGTACCCTCTGTACCATCTCAGGTATTCGGGTTTGGGAGGACTCTGAAGACAGAATATAAACAGAATACTACACAAATGATAGAATACATATTTTTCAAAAATGACTATTGTGAAAGCCTGGACACAATATCCGTGACAGTAGGCTATCCTATTGGATGAAGttaaaaatcaaaatcaaatttatttgtcacatacacatggttagcagatgttaatgcgagtgtagcaaaatgcttgtgcttctagttcagacaatgcagtaataaccaacgagtaatctaacctaacaattccaaaactactaccttatacacacaagtgtaaagggataaagattatgtacataaagatatatgaatgagtgatggtacagaacggcataggcaagatgcagtagatggtatcgagtacagtatatacatatgagatgagtaatgtaaggtatgtaaacaaagtggcatagtttaaagtggctagtgatacatgtattacataaagatgcagaagatgatatagagtacagtatatacatatacatgtgagatgaataatgtagggtatgtaaacattatattaagtagcattgtttaaagtggctagtgatatcttttccatcaattcccattattaaagtggctggagttgagtcagtgtgttggcagcagccactcaatgttagtggtggctgtttaacagtctgatggatatgagatagaagctgtttttcagtctctcggtccctgctttgatgcacctgtactgacctcgccttctggatgatagtggggtgaacaggcagtggctcgggtggttgatgtccttgatgagctttatggctttcctgtaacatcgggtggtgtaggtgtcctggagggcaggtagtttgcccccggtgatgcgttgcacagacctcactaccctctggagagccttacggttgtgggcggagcagttgccgtaccaggcggtgatacagcccgacaggatgctctttattgtgcatctgtaaaagtttgtcagtgcttttggtgacaagccaaatttcttcagcctcctgaggttgaagaggcgctgctgtgccttcttcacgatgctgtctgtgtgggtggaccaattcagtttgtccgtgatgtgtacgctgagg
The window above is part of the Oncorhynchus masou masou isolate Uvic2021 chromosome 30, UVic_Omas_1.1, whole genome shotgun sequence genome. Proteins encoded here:
- the mcur1 gene encoding mitochondrial calcium uniporter regulator 1 isoform X3 — encoded protein: MSLKQRIAFHSRLNKSTLNSDYWYSKQEKRTRGDRASFTTVALQPNSSFLNTILTSSIHSRCKQCNTDSGSCNLDKRTWRMRLFTGVSATKVFKRSFLFVRELSTSILQYELKTDMTKSGNRRLYFDTHALVRLLEDNGFTTQQAEVIVRMMVRTTHSNMDLIYNDMVTKVQQEIMLQRVFSQIASVKKDMIILEKSEFSTLLAENEKVKVELLQLKVQLADVMNKVRFDNILDMNSEKSSMKEMKSEHEKRLMESQTEIMEMLL
- the mcur1 gene encoding mitochondrial calcium uniporter regulator 1 isoform X2, with the translated sequence MSLKQRIAFHSRLNKSTLNSDYWYSKQEKRTRGDRASFTTVALQPNSSFLNTILTSSIHSRCKQCNTDSGSCNLDKRTWRMRLFTGVSATKVFKRSFLFVRELSTSILQYELKTDMTKSGNRRLYFDTHALVRLLEDNGFTTQQAEVIVRMMVRTTHSNMDLIYNDMVTKVQQEIMLQRVFSQIASVKKDMIILEKSEFSTLLAENEDVMNKVRFDNILDMNSEKSSMKEMKSEHEKRLMESQTEIMEMNAEQNCHLTRSNMKIDTEVAGLKTMLEAHKLDTIKYLAGSVFTCLTVVLGFYRIWM
- the mcur1 gene encoding mitochondrial calcium uniporter regulator 1 isoform X1, whose protein sequence is MSLKQRIAFHSRLNKSTLNSDYWYSKQEKRTRGDRASFTTVALQPNSSFLNTILTSSIHSRCKQCNTDSGSCNLDKRTWRMRLFTGVSATKVFKRSFLFVRELSTSILQYELKTDMTKSGNRRLYFDTHALVRLLEDNGFTTQQAEVIVRMMVRTTHSNMDLIYNDMVTKVQQEIMLQRVFSQIASVKKDMIILEKSEFSTLLAENEKVKVELLQLKVQLADVMNKVRFDNILDMNSEKSSMKEMKSEHEKRLMESQTEIMEMNAEQNCHLTRSNMKIDTEVAGLKTMLEAHKLDTIKYLAGSVFTCLTVVLGFYRIWM